A stretch of the Acidimicrobiales bacterium genome encodes the following:
- a CDS encoding MaoC family dehydratase yields the protein MSEAAEAAHAKFQTLIGEEGEPGEWIQVTQEMINQFADVTMDHQFIHVDPEAAKNTPFGGTIAHGFLTLSLLVPLSSSIKQDPETVKGVIMGVNYGFDKIRFIAPVPSGSRIRVRAVLKAAELKGNSVNATRTYTIEIEGSDKPAVVADWITRLTYA from the coding sequence ATGTCGGAAGCCGCAGAGGCCGCACACGCCAAGTTCCAGACCCTGATCGGCGAGGAGGGCGAGCCCGGCGAGTGGATCCAGGTCACCCAGGAGATGATCAACCAGTTCGCCGACGTGACGATGGACCACCAGTTCATCCACGTCGACCCCGAGGCGGCGAAGAACACGCCCTTCGGTGGCACCATCGCCCACGGCTTCCTGACGCTGTCGCTCCTCGTCCCGCTGTCCAGCTCGATCAAGCAGGACCCGGAGACGGTGAAGGGCGTGATCATGGGCGTGAACTACGGCTTCGACAAGATCCGCTTCATCGCCCCGGTCCCGAGCGGCTCCCGCATCCGGGTCCGCGCCGTCCTGAAGGCCGCTGAGCTCAAGGGCAACTCCGTCAACGCCACCCGGACCTACACCATCGAGATCGAGGGCTCCGACAAGCCGGCCGTCGTCGCCGACTGGATCACCCGCCTCACCTACGCCTGA